From the genome of Candidatus Deferrimicrobium borealis:
AGCTTTCGCTGCTGCTGCAGGCGAGCCGGGGCAGCGGGTCGGACGTCGAGCCCCACGAGCGGATGATGGTGCGGCGGGCGTTCCACTTCGGAGAGAAGCGGGTGGCGGACGTGTTCCGCCCCCTCGCGCAGGTGGTGGCGCTCCCCGAGGACGCCACCTGCCGGGACGCCGCGCTGTTATCCGACCGGAGCGGGTTCTCCCGCTATCCCGTGTTCCGGGAGCGGGTCGACCAGGTGGTCGGATACCTCCATGTCCTCGACGTGGCGGGGATCGATCCCGGCGCCCCCGTGGCGCCGCTGTTGCGGAAGCCCCTCTTCGTCCCCGAGCTGATGCCGCTGGACGAGCTGCTGCGCGTCTGCCGGGACGCGCGGACCTCCTTCGCCGTGGTGGTGGACGAGTTCGGCGGCGTCACCGGGATCGTCACCGCGGAGGACGTGGTCGAGGAGGTGGTGGGGGAGATCGAGGATGAATACGACCGCCGCATGGAATACTATACGAAGGTTTCCGAGGCGGAGTTTCTCGTCCCGGGGAGGATGGAGGTCGGGCGGTTCGCGGAGGAGATCGGCGTTCGCCTGCCGGAGGGGGATTACGCGACCGTCGGCGGGTTCCTGACCGACCTTGCCGGCCGGATCCCGGCGGCGGGGGAGACGTTCGAGGTCGCGGGGGCGGTCCTGGCCGTGACTTCCGCGTCGGAGCGGGCGGTTCTGGAGGTCCGGGTGCTTCGCGTGACGGCGGGGGAACACGGCGGCACCGATGGGGACGAAAAACGGGAAAAATGAGGAAGGAAGAGC
Proteins encoded in this window:
- a CDS encoding hemolysin family protein gives rise to the protein MGIVLLVAFCLLMEALFTASEMVLVSADRSKLNERSRRGDRGADLAIALLTKPERALAITLTATNVFVVLSSVLVTSRLLPRFGEYASLVAVLLVTPLVIVLGSIVPKTFVRPRADRLVSAAARIVRIGEISLYPLVAAVSWAARTLSAPFGGIPPMRVLVTREELSLLLQASRGSGSDVEPHERMMVRRAFHFGEKRVADVFRPLAQVVALPEDATCRDAALLSDRSGFSRYPVFRERVDQVVGYLHVLDVAGIDPGAPVAPLLRKPLFVPELMPLDELLRVCRDARTSFAVVVDEFGGVTGIVTAEDVVEEVVGEIEDEYDRRMEYYTKVSEAEFLVPGRMEVGRFAEEIGVRLPEGDYATVGGFLTDLAGRIPAAGETFEVAGAVLAVTSASERAVLEVRVLRVTAGEHGGTDGDEKREK